Below is a window of Gossypium hirsutum isolate 1008001.06 chromosome A12, Gossypium_hirsutum_v2.1, whole genome shotgun sequence DNA.
TCCATTACAGGAAACAAAAGCCTTTCACCATTTTCTTCTACCCCTTGATGATTCTCATCATAACCAGTTCCAAATCCATCACTAGAAAATTTTAGACCGGGGTCTAGAACTGGGAACCCACTTGAGTATATTCCTGTGTTGGCATCACCAATCTCCGGCATAAAGGGCAGCCTTTGCGAGCTATTGTAAGCCTCAGCTGGTACTACTGGTGGATATGCTAGGTTAATGACTTGATGATGATCACCTTCATGGATCTTAGGGTTTTGATGAATCAAATGATCATCATCAAGCTTCTTTGATGATGATGTCTTGTTCTTCCTTGAACCACCACCAACGGGAACATTCCTTAAGGAACCACCATGGGTCCAGTACCTTCTACAAGTCTTACAGAAGTATCTTGGCTGAGAAAGGCTGTAGTTGTTATAATAACAAAACTTAGTGTTTGTTGAATTGCACCTTGGACAGTTCAAATTAGCCTCACTACCTTTTTGAACCCTACCTGAAGATCTTGAGTATCCTCCTATGGCCATGGGCTTAGTTACCCCAATTCCCTGGAAATACATGAgtacttcatcatcatcatcatcatcatcatcataataataataatagattaatAGTAACTTTTATCATTTCAACTATATATTAGTGGGACTGAACTGAACTCAAACAAGAATCATCTCATGGCTACAAAAAGGTGAAACTTTAAAGCTAGTTATCCATGAGAAAAGGGGAAAATGAAAAAAACTCAAAACCCAAAGCCATATATATAATGATGAATTCAtatgaaaaacaacaaaaattaaagaagacCCTTCACTTTACCTCTTCCCACTGAGTGGCCtccatggattaaggagtgagaAATAAAAAGCTGATTAGCCTTTGGCAATCCCCTGCTGATCTTAAAAGCCAAAAgaaaaaactatataaataaaaGGACGAAAAAGACTTCGAGAGCTGGCCtaccaccactataaaatgaaagaaagaggGCATTTGAAACAGGGACTATTTCGTCTTTGTGTTGTTATCTCATTATCATAAGAAGTAACAATGGCTACAGTCTTAAAGTCTAAAAATATGGAAACTTCGAATATATACCTGATTTTTGAAGGTCCTTTTTTAAATTGTGAAAGAGGAAAAGGACAAGTTTAGGTACAAGTGATGATCGGTTTGTTCCAagttttatagataaaaaaaaatcattgacATTGAACCCAGCAAAAGTTATAGGACCGACTTTCCTCATTGAAATCgacattaattcaattcaatcatcTATTAATGTATTATtcttcccaaaaaaaaaaacttttaaaaagttattacatttatatgtttttaaatgtgGATAAATTATACTCagtgtcactaaattattaataagtttacattttagtcacttaattttaaaaagttataaaatggtctgAACTactcgaaagttttcatttaagtaattGGGTTGTGAAAATCGCTGTTATATGGCCTTCTCTATTCGCACTACCTACACTAACCAAAAATTTTGCCGATTATCTTCtacaatttaaaaaaacttttaccGTCACGAATATGCGACCAAAATCCAAAtagctttcttttttatttcctaCACTGACCATTGAATCGACTTGGATttaatgtatattatttttactagTCAATGTGTACTGATCCATCGTACCAGTCATCAAATCATCAATTAAAATTAGCAAACTAAactttttttaagaaaagaaaacttaacaaccgataacataaataaaaacttttaaataatttagtgacttaaatgaattttttttttaaatttagtaaccattttgcaactttttttaaattaagaaactaaaacataaacttattaatagttcaGCGATCTTGGATATAATttatcctatatatatatattaatattcttattcaaatccaattattaaatcattatcCAATTAAACTCATATATTCAATAAATTGCATATATTAAATTTACAGCAGATTTGTTTTCCCAGGAAACCGGTGGATTTCACATTCACTTAGCATTGAAGCTTTAATCCAGTCCGAGcccagatagtgtgatgagacTAGCATTGTAAATTGGGTGGGTTAGATTGTtttagatttgaataaatttagaTACTATCCATCTGGGCTTtctcaaataaattttgggtttaaattattttcaagttaTAAGTTTGAAATTTTAGAGTTATTATCATTTTAGAGTTGAATAGTTTGAGTTTGAGTTTGAATTATTGACTTGTTAAATATACTTGAATGTCAAAATAACATGAAGGCCTTTATACTAATAGTTAGAGTACATTTTGTCCCATTAAAAATAAGTTAGTCTCtctacattagattaaagagaaaATTGACCCTCGTGTTGAAGTATAGAGATTattttttaacagtagaaatgaatgaaatttttaatagaaaaatcaaaTTACTCTTTCATATTTGAGCAAAAGGAACAAAATATTATTCTAACTCCTAGTATAAAAGCTTAcctgaatttaaataaattaaaattcgaTAAATTAAAACGAGACCATGAGAAAAGTCCAAATTCAAATACCCTCAGGAGTCCAAGTTCATAGCCCATTTTATGTGGCCTCTGTGACTGTCGTGGGCTTAAACGGAAAGTTGAAGAGTTCATGTAAAAATGGGCCATAATTGAAAATTGTATTATCTCATAATATGTTGATTTCAATGAAACTTGGGTATTGATGGTAGATGTTGAAGTATTTTCATTACGCACAATATTAATCTTTAAATCTCGTCAAATATGAAATTTCTGTACATTTCGAGAAAGTTTCAAATGATGACAGTACTGTGTATCTCCCTCTCAACCAACACAGATTTCAAAACATTATGAGTTTTGATTAAACCACTTATGGACCACCTTATTGGTTCAGATTTCAAAAACACAAGAAAAAAAGGGTTTCTGTTTATTCTAGTAGGGTGGTCCAAAATGTAAGGCTTTTGTAATAAATTGTACAGCGAAAGCACAACATAAGCATTAAGAGTGTGAGTGGAGAGGTATCCGCCGTCAGATTAGAATCAGATGAACAACCACAAGAGAGGTGGTCCGATTTTCATCACCGTTGTTAAGCTGCCATCGGATAAAACCCCACAATAAAAGGCGGTGGTCCCTCCTTCACTGTTTCACTGTTTCGTTGTTTTAATATGCTGTGAACCGGGAAATTTTTACCTACTTCTAGGTAACGTCTTAGGtatgttttattgttttaattgcTTGTAATTATTAGGTGTTGTCGAATTATACTTTTTAATTATCAGATATTAggtgaaattttgagtaataacgtaagtaatatattaaaatttaattttttataaaaaaaattttaaattataaaaattatattataatcataaataagtacgaatatttaaaatcttaaaaatattataaaaatattttatatatttttaaaattatattatttaaattttaaaaaaattaacattgtaTTGAACATGTTATaaaagtattattatatatttatttataaaaagttgtGATCAAGTAtggacataacttatttatgtattcatattatatattatattcataaaaatgttatattttttttcataacttaattataaaaaataattttctaaagttatAGAAAATTTATACTATCTATAAGAAGTATTatgaaagttttgaaaaattatatattttttaaaagattatatgatatgaattttatattatttttataaaaatgaatttGACCTAACATAAGTTTTTTCTCcgaattaagtttatataagttttttataattaaagttacaAACTATTTGGACTATGAACTTAAATATTATAAGGTTGATGCTAATtatataaatagaaaatatttttttgcaCTATATTATAGGGTatgataccatttgagagaatgATGCCAGACATAAACATCATAGACAACTCccgaactctttaatttcaaaCATTCGAGGCTTCAAAATATGGTTAATAAGACAATTgttgttttaaaaaaacatttatcaTATTAACAAGTCACCTTAGTATACCATAAAAATCAATGTTAGATCGTATTAACATGatgcatatttcataacttcaatcaCAAGGGGAATTAAAGACAACCCATACTTTGTAGAGTACGTGAGAGAAGgagatattgataattttaatgatgTGGATTCAAATTCAGATAATGATTAACTTAGTCAATGACCAGCATATAATGATAAGaagtatatgttaaatattaaaaggGAATAACCCAACCAATATGCAAtagaaaaattagataaaattgcatatgatgttTACTTTTCTTGCTATTATTATTAGTAAACGTATTATTGACTActtttttagactaacataacatatatgatgatttggttttaatttttgttacttgtttagaaattatttttatcatactaatttttttagtagttaatatttaaaaataaataaattttgtaaatgtgTAGTTATAACTTGTATTACCAGACGTGACATAAAGAATTAAATATAATTACACTTTGTTAACCAAACATGTATAAGAAATTGCAAttctttataattataataaaaaataattactaccTTAATAATTAGACTTTCATTCAATTACTCTATATTGTCCaaaaaaatcttagtttttcTTTCGGTGTTGCAAGGTCTAGAAAAAGGCGAGGATGTATTCGAAATTCGTACTATTTTTCATAAAGTACAAAATATAATGTTGTTGCATTACAACTAGGAATCGAAGGAAAAGAAGAgcttaaatatgatattatatatatcaCAGAAGAAtttgttttttaagaaaaatttcttagtattttctttttatttcagagataaatatgaaaaacataGTTGTTTGTGTATGCAATACGTTGTTGTGGGGGTCGTCTTTTTTTAGAAGTTTTCAAAGTGTTGTTTGTCAGGCAATTGACCAATCTCCCAACAACCGAATGGATTGTCCCTTAGACGTGTCGTCTCTCGTACTTTGCCAGAGCTAGTGTGTCGTGTGGCTATCCTAAAGGCCTAGTTCACAGAGTTGAGAGCGCTTTGACCGTTCGTGAGCGTCTCACCGTTGGTGGGGTTCGACCCCCTAATCTATGGTATATAGGTCACTTGTTGGGGAAGTTGGTACTGCTTAAGTTACATGATAAGtgtcaaaagtaacatattttagcctcattttttagtgtatttttgggtgattatgtGGTGCTACTTTTTAATTgtatactcctaatcctttatattcatgttttgatgtttaatagagCACTTGAGAGCAATAGAGTGAAAAACGGATGAAAATTAGAACATTTGAGCAGTCCGAAAGCTAAACAAATGCAATAGAGTTTCACACGTGCAGACCACAGAGCCATGTGACTCAAACAGGCGTGTGGATTTCAAAAACCGTGTGCGTTGACAACTAAAAGTGacgatttttagggtttttttttttgcacttggAGAAGGTATAAAAAAAGAATACAAGAGGAGGAAAGCAGCCGTAATAGGATAGCAAAAAATTACCCAAAGAACACCATTGAAGTCGATTTCCAAGCAATTTGCCATCAAGGTTAAAGAGTTCAAACTGATTTTTGAGGGAGTTATCAtggatttcttttattttaatggttatattgtatttttgTTGTCCATTTGTGCAATTATAAACTAATTCTCTTAATACCTAGGGTGGATGAACCCTAGAATGGATTCTATTTCTTGATTTCTAGTTTTATGCAATAAAATCTTAGTTTATTTGTTTTCAATTATGAATGCTTAATTATTCTTGAGTTGATAATTCTATGGtgttgatccatgtttgatgtgtatAATTCTGAGGTTGAATAGACCATTCTTGTTGTTATGTCTTACATAATTGAATGGAGTTGCATACAATCCTGAAAACAGAACAATATAAACTCTCTAAAGGATAATACTTTCGATTGTTAAGAGATCAATCGATTACCTGATGAACGATATTTCAAAAATTTCTCATTGATTAAATGGTAGCAAATATGCTCATTGACATCCTTCAAAGTTTGAATTCAAATTATACTAATGACAATTTACCTATCATTTCTTTGATAGGGATTAACCAAGCGCTTTCACTCCATAAATCATTGAACAAAGGGAAAGGTAAAAAATCCCCTCATGATCAATAGTcacttaaattaaaaataaaagaaagaaaaaaaaaacaccatccatgcagagagagagagagagaagtggATTCACCGGCCTACCCCACCAGCAGCAGCTTGTTTGGTGGGAACTGTCTGAAGCCATGACATAACATTCAAATGGACAGCTTTttctttgtctttttcttttttcttctttaatttcttcCTATGGTATTTGGTGCCATAGATTTTAGTTTTCCAATATTTATGAATATGCATCCGTAGTACTATACACTGGGTGATGAGCCCCATCATCACATTTATCTATATTTCTATATCACTGTCACAAATCACTCATCCTTACCTGcccttcttcatttttttttccttttttcagtttcaatttttaagtttttctgcCCTAAATGGCTCTGTTAGTTAGTTGCAgtaatttatttgttcattttatACCAAACGCTTCTCTCAATATTGATATTGGATGGActccatttaaacatacatatcAACACTGTAAATTATAATTTCGGGAcaaaataacatttattaattgaaattggtaatattttcattttagtccttgatttttttatctatttaattttagAGTTTGACagattttctcaatttaattattaaacttgaattttattaAGGCATAATGACGTGACATAATATTAAACTACAGTATcttcatttgaatttctttttttcttttttaacttaagaagaaattatgatttctttattttgtttcttttagattttataaaaataaaataaaatttacaagtgATAACATGGCACAATCTAAAAATGCCATACCGTCATTATCTTAATAGAAATTAAGTTCACaaactaaattgaaaacaaaaaaaaattgttaagcgTAAAGATTAAGTGGACCtccaaaaatatcaagaatcaaatagaaaaaaattatcaatttttattgattaaatattattttatcccttaaaaaattaaaaattataaccaTATCAACAACTGCCATGacagtatataaaatattattttaagcttaaacaaatcatttaaaatatattactaaAGAACATGTTGAgagcttaaattaaaaaaaattaactatttatGTCACGTAATCAGTCAATCTTATATTCTTATTAATAtactatatataatttattttacatataCATTGTTTACAAATAACTATGCTCACCGAATCCAACAAAACAAGAAGTTAAATATTATTAGAATTTGTTAATTCATCTAAACTAGAATTATTCATGGCCCAGTCTGtcagtattatttttaaaaaaatatttttttaaaaatatataatatatgaaatatactaaaaatattaaaataaatatttattaacaaattaaaaataaattaaaaaatatttatatttaaataacacaaCATAAGtgtaacttaacaaacaaatacctctaaaataatagcaaaattaacaataaaacaaagtgttatacaatattcaataTAGTAGCAACATAACAATGAAATGGTAACAAAACACTAAGAAAACAACATCAAAATAACAAAGTTTCTTTTATTGCAAATTCAGGCCAGATTGAGTCCGGGCCAAAAAAACCTTACCCGATACTTAGCCCATTTTCTAATCTaaccttattttttttatctaaatttatcttttgagcctatatttttatcaaaactcCCTTATTTTTTAAACAGGTTTTCAAACCGAATCACATGGCTTCGCCATAAAGAACTCTAATCTCAACGTAAGGAAATATACGAAATTACAAAtcatgaatggaattttttttagaatcatgAATATGAATTATTATAACCTAATCGTGAAATatctatattttaattattgaggtaagaaaatttataataattaatacatgCATATATTAAGAAGGGGATATCAAATATGcataatatacacatatatattattcaCCTTTAACCTAACAGCTTTTTTAATGTCTATAATTATTGTAAGAGGAACTTTCCAGCAgcccaaagaagaaaaaaacctaCAAATATTCGTACgtggaaaggaaaaagaaaattacatTCTTATGGAAACAGCATCGAAATTATTGAGAAATTATATTTAGCCAACTCCCTGCTTAATAATATAttccttaattaatttaaatcgaGAATAATATTATAAGATGAAACTTCCACAGCCCAATATTTTTCCATGCTTTcgtataaattaaatataatttttatggttgcaataattattttacttaactttaatattaaaaaatatataattacttatttaaagtttattaataaaaaatatagatagGCAATCTTTTTACTTCatctccaacccataaatagaatgATAATGTATTTTAGCGCACTCGAATTTACGTATTTCTATATTGATAATAATGTTTATGCTAATCAAACTAATACTCAttcgacaaaattaaaacatatttcaacttaaaaaaaatcagtaaaaaacTTTACCACAATCCCAAATGGTGCATGCATGGATCACATAGGTGGTTTTCAATGAAATTTCTTGCTTAAGAAACAAGTAACCTATCAGTTGTTTTTTTTTatgcaaaatatttttataaaaacttGAGAAACATAATTTCTtggacttatttatttatttatttcgagAACACAAGTGTgcatatataataaataagaaatatatacaattttatttttaataaaatatttttgaaaaaaaaactattttgattttcaaagtcatgcaatgCATGTATATGCGGGATGGAGGTAGGATGGTGCACCAACTTTtggaaaagatttatgatttaacAACCACCGTCCCCCCCCCTCCCCAATAAATGTGCACAACCCATGCCACCTATGGGAACCATGTGCGCCAAAGCAATGATCCCAACTCAATGACTTTGCCTACAAATATTCTAAATTCCAATACTTTTAGCAAAAATCATGGctaattaaccattttttaacaaaaaacaaatatttctTAATGAAAGGGGAATTTTGTTCAAGCATGACGTTGTTTAAGGAACGAAAGGAGTGAGGACATTGAAATCCTCATTTTTAACtagtattatttaaaaaattcgaTGCTTTTAAATTTATGCATTCTTATACCAACATGATATTGGTTTAGTGCTAATTTATACGCTAATTCAAGTAAAGGCGAAGTTAAGAATTATTTTTAGAGTTAGAATTaagttatatataattttagagttaaaatataattttattattgtattagtttatatttttataattttaaaaaaaattaaattaaaaattattatttttaaaaggtcaaatcataaattaatcatttataattttataaaatatgaaaaaccaatgtgataatttttttttatttgtattttaggGCACTTTGGAACACTTTAACCCTTTCCTTAAACATAATGCAACTTTTTTGTATAGAAAAATGCTAGTAAAATTTGGGTTTGCATTATTTATAGAATTATGggttttatttaaacatttatcaaagtaatatatgtttttaattatttattaaaataatataaaa
It encodes the following:
- the LOC107929534 gene encoding dof zinc finger protein DOF3.7: MEATQWEEGIGVTKPMAIGGYSRSSGRVQKGSEANLNCPRCNSTNTKFCYYNNYSLSQPRYFCKTCRRYWTHGGSLRNVPVGGGSRKNKTSSSKKLDDDHLIHQNPKIHEGDHHQVINLAYPPVVPAEAYNSSQRLPFMPEIGDANTGIYSSGFPVLDPGLKFSSDGFGTGYDENHQGVEENGERLLFPVMEESKQVPMNTMNELEEDKEQGESTGHW